Proteins from one Dromiciops gliroides isolate mDroGli1 chromosome 6, mDroGli1.pri, whole genome shotgun sequence genomic window:
- the LOC122731672 gene encoding olfactory receptor 10AG1-like translates to MDQRNLSIVEEFILIGFSDLPNLQGFLFSIFLIIYMSIILGNGLIIILTMVAPDLKTPMYFFLGNFSFVEICYTSVTLPRMLSDLWTQKRNINFFACATQLCFFLILASTEFLLLTVMAYDRYVAICRPLYYPLIMNPRVCAKLVTGSWISAIPTITALVYLIFSLPFCGPNKLNHFFCDSLPLLMVACGDTSVMEYIVYGGTVLYIMVPFLLIIRSYVKIIVIIQKLPSAIGRFKAFSTCSSHLTVVILLYGSAIITYSIPKSKASSGTEKVLSLFYTIITPMFNPLIYSLRNKDVIAAFKKLISK, encoded by the coding sequence ATGGATCAAAGAAATCTCTCTATTGTGGAGGAATTCATTCTTATAGGATTTTCTGATTTGCCAAACCTTCAAGGATTTCTGTTTAGTATTTTCTTAATCATATACATGAGCATCATATTAGGGAATGGACTCATCATTATATTAACCATGGTTGCTCCAGATCTAAAAACACCCATGTATTTTTTCCTTGGAAATTTTTCCTTTGTAGAAATCTGTTACACTTCAGTAACTCTCCCCAGAATGTTGTCAGACCTTTGGACACagaagagaaatattaatttctttgcTTGTGCTACAcagctttgtttctttctcattctgGCAAGTACTGAATTCCTGCTTCTAACTGTGATGGCCTATGACCGTTATGTGGCCATCTGCAGGCCTCTGTATTATCCTCTCATAATGAATCCCAGAGTATGTGCCAAGTTAGTCACTGGTTCCTGGATCAGTGCAATTCCAACTATAACAGCACTTGTATACCTGATTTTTTCTCTGCCCTTCTGTGGTCCTAACAAACTCAATCATTTTTTCTGTGACTCTCTACCACTACTGATGGTAGCCTGTGGGGACACTTCTGTGATGGAATACATTGTTTATGGGGGTACTGTGTTGTATATCATGGTTCCTTTTCTCTTAATAATCAGGTCCTATGTtaaaattattgtcattattcAGAAGCTCCCATCAGCCATAGGgagatttaaagcattttctacTTGTTCTTCCCATCTCACAGTTGTGATCTTACTTTATGGTTCTGCTATCATTACATATTCAATACCCAAGTCAAAAGCCTCCTCAGGAACAGAAAAGGTGCTCTCACTTTTCTACACTATTATTACTCCCATGTTTAACCCTCTCATATACAGCCTGAGAAACAAGGATGTTATTGCTGCATTTAAGAAGTTAATATCTAAGTAA